The following proteins are encoded in a genomic region of Candidatus Zixiibacteriota bacterium:
- a CDS encoding polyprenyl synthetase family protein encodes METESISYLEKMRQEIDLLLDQYLPGENLYPQVLHKAMRYSVLAGGKRLRPILAKTSYISFGGQNEKIINPAACALEFVHTYSLIHDDLPCMDDDDLRRGIPTLHKKFDEATAVLAGDALHDLAFHLLAGSGSARAVMELALAIGTFGMLGGQMADVEAEGKDVNLEQIRFIHAHKTGALIRASVRIGAILAGTNEANLEKLTIYGEKIGLAFQIIDDILDVEGDQKKLGKKVGSDCKNRKATYPGTVGLENAHRDANLLIDEAIAISEEFGLKDNYFRSIARYIGQRES; translated from the coding sequence ATGGAGACCGAAAGTATCTCATATCTTGAGAAGATGCGGCAGGAAATCGACCTGCTTCTTGATCAATATCTCCCCGGCGAAAATCTTTATCCTCAGGTTCTGCATAAGGCGATGCGCTACTCGGTGCTGGCCGGGGGAAAACGACTGCGGCCGATCCTGGCCAAGACTTCATATATATCTTTCGGTGGACAGAACGAGAAAATCATTAATCCGGCCGCCTGCGCTCTTGAATTTGTGCACACCTATTCATTGATACATGATGACCTTCCCTGCATGGATGATGATGATCTCCGGCGGGGAATTCCCACGCTTCACAAGAAATTCGACGAGGCCACCGCCGTTCTGGCCGGCGACGCTTTGCATGATCTGGCCTTTCACCTTCTGGCCGGCTCCGGCTCGGCCCGGGCCGTCATGGAATTGGCGCTGGCTATCGGCACTTTCGGGATGCTGGGGGGGCAGATGGCCGATGTGGAAGCAGAGGGGAAAGATGTCAATCTGGAGCAAATACGTTTTATCCATGCCCATAAGACCGGGGCGCTCATTAGGGCTTCGGTGCGGATTGGCGCTATCCTGGCCGGGACCAATGAGGCAAACCTCGAAAAACTGACTATCTATGGTGAGAAAATCGGGCTGGCTTTTCAGATTATCGATGATATTCTCGATGTCGAAGGAGACCAGAAAAAATTGGGCAAGAAAGTCGGGTCTGATTGTAAGAATAGAAAAGCAACCTATCCCGGAACCGTCGGCCTGGAAAATGCCCACAGGGATGCCAATCTCCTTATTGACGAGGCAATAGCCATCAGCGAGGAATTCGGGCTGAAAGACAACTATTTCCGATCGATTGCCCGTTATATTGGGCAGAGAGAAAGCTGA
- the xseB gene encoding exodeoxyribonuclease VII small subunit produces MTAKKKYKDFESALTRLEEITERLESGEAPLEESLALYSEGVEIAGFCTGKLAEAEKKITILKEQGTKLVEVPLVDEEEEKEDEA; encoded by the coding sequence ATGACGGCCAAGAAGAAATACAAGGATTTCGAGTCTGCTTTGACGCGCCTTGAAGAAATAACTGAAAGGCTGGAATCGGGGGAAGCGCCTCTGGAGGAATCGCTGGCTCTATATTCCGAAGGGGTGGAGATCGCCGGTTTTTGCACCGGCAAGCTGGCCGAGGCCGAAAAGAAAATTACCATCCTCAAAGAACAGGGAACAAAACTGGTGGAAGTGCCTCTTGTTGATGAGGAAGAGGAAAAAGAGGATGAGGCCTGA
- the xseA gene encoding exodeoxyribonuclease VII large subunit, with protein MQTPEEKIYTVTAITRLVKYTLEESFPSIWVEGEVSNYIHHSSGHRYLSLKDDNATIKLTIWRSAGQYLRFEPEDGMKIRAFGDITVYEKGGNYQLNARKLIPVGIGELEIAFRQLYEKLSREGLFDESRKKPLPEYPLKIGLVTSPTGAAIRDIMSIAQRRNNSIQLILYPAQVQGDGAERSLISGIRYFDRRDDIDVIITGRGGGSIEDLWVFNNEALVRAIASARKPIVTGIGHEIDTTLADLAADLRAPTPSAAAELVIWDKGAFLESIGDFLSRIDFACSAAIDWPKERLNQLRGRPVFLRPESLVREREQFLDNLLRHLSTTGKFILEKQKNALSLALARLESLSPLAILNRGYSVLRTYPLAFPVKSVAELKRDDTVEAILKDGSVIAAVTEIKTKREK; from the coding sequence ATGCAGACACCCGAGGAAAAAATTTACACCGTAACGGCCATCACCCGGCTGGTTAAATACACTCTGGAGGAATCGTTTCCCTCAATTTGGGTGGAGGGGGAGGTCTCCAATTATATTCATCATTCCTCGGGACACCGTTATCTATCTCTGAAGGATGATAATGCCACTATAAAATTGACCATCTGGAGATCGGCCGGGCAGTACCTGCGGTTCGAACCTGAAGATGGGATGAAGATTCGCGCTTTCGGCGATATTACGGTCTATGAAAAGGGGGGCAACTATCAACTCAATGCCCGGAAATTGATCCCGGTCGGGATAGGCGAGCTGGAAATAGCGTTCCGGCAGCTTTATGAAAAACTTTCCCGGGAAGGGCTTTTCGATGAATCCCGCAAGAAGCCGCTGCCGGAGTATCCGCTTAAAATCGGCCTGGTTACTTCACCGACCGGCGCCGCGATCCGTGATATTATGAGCATTGCGCAGAGAAGAAATAATTCCATTCAATTAATACTGTATCCGGCTCAGGTGCAGGGAGATGGGGCCGAAAGAAGCCTGATTTCAGGCATCCGTTACTTTGATCGGCGGGATGATATTGATGTCATTATAACCGGTCGCGGAGGAGGCTCGATCGAAGATTTATGGGTTTTCAACAATGAAGCGTTGGTGCGGGCTATTGCCTCGGCAAGAAAGCCAATAGTGACCGGTATCGGGCATGAAATTGACACCACTCTGGCCGATCTGGCCGCCGACCTGCGGGCGCCAACTCCTTCGGCGGCAGCCGAGTTGGTTATCTGGGATAAAGGCGCCTTTCTGGAAAGCATTGGCGACTTTCTCTCCCGGATCGATTTTGCCTGTTCCGCTGCCATCGACTGGCCGAAAGAACGGTTGAATCAGTTACGAGGACGCCCCGTCTTTCTGCGGCCGGAATCGCTTGTCCGGGAAAGAGAACAATTTCTGGACAATCTCTTAAGGCACCTTTCCACCACGGGAAAATTTATATTGGAAAAACAGAAAAACGCATTATCTTTGGCATTGGCCCGGTTGGAGTCGCTTTCGCCTTTGGCCATTCTTAACCGGGGTTATTCTGTGCTGCGAACCTATCCCCTGGCCTTTCCTGTGAAATCGGTTGCGGAGCTGAAAAGGGATGATACAGTAGAGGCCATTCTGAAAGATGGCTCGGTGATTGCTGCGGTAACAGAGATTAAAACTAAACGGGAAAAATGA